A window of the Halichoerus grypus chromosome 2, mHalGry1.hap1.1, whole genome shotgun sequence genome harbors these coding sequences:
- the CHD3 gene encoding chromodomain-helicase-DNA-binding protein 3 isoform X8: MASPLRDEEEEEEEMVVSEEEEEEEEEGDEEEEEVEAADEDYEEDDDDGVLGRGPGHDRGRDRHSPPGCHLFPPPPPPPPPLPPPPPPPPPPDKDDIRLLPSALGVKKRKRGPKKQKENKPGKPRKRKKLDSEEEFGSERDEYREKSESGGSEYGTGPGRKRRRKHREKKEKKTKRRKKGEGDGGQKQVEQKSSATLLLTWGLEDVEHVFSEEDYHTLTNYKAFSQFMRPLIAKKNPKIPMSKMMTILGAKWREFSANNPFKGSAAAVAAAAAAAAAAVAEQVSAAVSSAAPIAPSGPPTLPPPPPADAQPPPIRRAKTKEGKGPGHKRRSKSPRVPDGRKKLRGKKMAPLKIKLGLLGGKRKKGGSYVLQSDEGPEPEAEESDLDSGSVHSASGRPDGPVRTKKLKRGRPGRKKRKVLGCPAVAGEEEVDGYETDHQDYCEVCQQGGEIILCDTCPRAYHLVCLDPELDRAPEGKWSCPHCEKEGVQWEAKEEEEEYEEEGEEEGEKEEEDDHMEYCRVCKDGGELLCCDACISSYHIHCLNPPLPDIPNGEWLCPRCTCPVLKGRVQKILHWRWGEPPVSVPAPQQADGNPDAPPPRPLQGRSEREFFVKWVGLSYWHCSWAKELQLEIFHLVMYRNYQRKNDMDEPPPLDYGSGEDDGKSDKRKVKDPHYAEMEEKYYRFGIKPEWMTVHRIINHSVDKKGNYHYLVKWRDLPYDQSTWEEDEMNIPEYEDHKQSYWRHRELIMGEDPAQPRKYKKKKKELQGDGPPSSPTNDPTVKYETQPRFITATGGTLHMYQLEGLNWLRFSWAQGTDTILADEMGLGKTIQTIVFLYSLYKEGHTKGPFLVSAPLSTIINWEREFQMWAPKFYVVTYTGDKDSRAIIRENEFSFEDNAIKGGKKAFKMKREAQVKFHVLLTSYELITIDQAALGSIRWACLVVDEAHRLKNNQSKFFRVLNGYKIDHKLLLTGTPLQNNLEELFHLLNFLTPERFNNLEGFLEEFADISKEDQIKKLHDLLGPHMLRRLKADVFKNMPAKTELIVRVELSPMQKKYYKYILTRNFEALNSRGGGNQVSLLNIMMDLKKCCNHPYLFPVAAMESPKLPSGAYEGGALIKASGKLMLLQKMLRKLKEQGHRVLIFSQMTKMLDLLEDFLDYEGYKYERIDGGITGALRQEAIDRFNAPGAQQFCFLLSTRAGGLGINLATADTVIIFDSDWNPHNDIQAFSRAHRIGQANKVMIYRFVTRASVEERITQVAKRKMMLTHLVVRPGLGSKAGSMSKQELDDILKFGTEELFKDENEGENKEEDSSVIHYDNEAIARLLDRNQDATEDTDVQNMNEYLSSFKVAQYVVREEDKIEEIEREIIKQEENVDPDYWEKLLRHHYEQQQEDLARNLGKGKRVRKQVNYNDAAQEDQDNQSEYSVGSEEEDEDFDERPEGRRQSKRQLRNEKDKPLPPLLARVGGNIEVLGFNTRQRKAFLNAVMRWGMPPQDAFTTQWLVRDLRGKTEKEFKAYVSLFMRHLCEPGADGSETFADGVPREGLSRQQVLTRIGVMSLVKKKVQEFEHINGRWSMPELMPDPSADSKRSSRASSPTKTSPTTPEASATNSPCTSKPATPAPSEKGDGVRTPLEKDEAENQEEKPEKNSKTGEKMETEADVPSPAPSLGERLEPRKIPLEEEVPGVPGEMDPEPGYRGDREKSATESTPGERGEEKPLDGQEHRERPEGETGDLGKRAEDTRGERELRPGPPRDEPRPNGRREEKAEKPRFMFNIADGGFTELHTLWQNEERAAISSGKLNEIWHRRHDYWLLAGIVLHGYARWQDIQNDAQFAIINEPFKTEANKGNFLEMKNKFLARRFKLLEQALVIEEQLRRAAYLNLSQEPAHPAMALHARFAEAECLAESHQHLSKESLAGNKPANAVLHKVLNQLEELLSDMKADVTRLPATLSRIPPIAARLQMSERSILSRLASKGTEPHPTPAFPPGPYATPPGYGAAFSAAPAGALAAAGANYSQMPAGSFVTATTNGPPVLVKKEKEMVGALVSDGLDRKEPRAGEVICIDD; encoded by the exons ATGGCTTCCCCTCTGagggacgaggaggaggaggaggaggagatggtggtgtcggaggaggaagaagaggaggaagaagagggcgacgaggaggaggaggaggtggaggcgGCCGACGAGGACTACGAGGAGGACGACGACGACGGAGTGCTCGGGCGCGGGCCGGGCCACGACCGGGGCCGCGACCGCCACAGCCCCCCCGGCTGCCACCTcttcccgccgccgccgccgccgccgccgccgctgcccccgccgccgccgccgcccccgccgccag ATAAGGATGACATCCGGCTGCTACCTTCAGCGTTGGGTGTGAAGAAGAGAAAACGAGGACccaagaagcagaaggagaacaAGCCAGGAAAACCCCGAAAACGCAAGAAGCTT GACAGTGAGGAGGAATTTGGCTCCGAGCGAGATGAGTACCGGGAGAAGTCAGAGAGCGGAGGCAGCGAATATGGAACTGGACCAGGTCGGAAACGGAGGcggaagcacagagaaaaaaaggagaagaagacaaAGCGGCggaaaaagggggagggagacgGGGGGCAAAAG CAGGTGGAACAGAAGTCGTCGGCAACTCTGCTTCTGACCTGGGGCCTGGAGGACGTGGAGCATGTGTTCTCCGAGGAGGATTACCACACACTCACCAACTACAAAGCCTTTAGCCAGTTCATGAG GCCCCTGATTGCGAAGAAGAATCCTAAGATCCCGATGTCTAAGATGATGACCATCCTCGGGGCCAAGTGGAGAGAGTTCAGTGCCAACAACCCCTTCAAGGGCTCGGCGGCTGCTGTGGCGGccgcggcggctgcggcggctgCGGCAGTGGCCGAGCAGGTGTCAGCTGCTGTGTCATCGGCCGCCCCCATAGCACCTTCCGGACCCCccaccctcccgccgccgcctcctgccgatgcccagcccccacccatcCGAAGAGCCAAAACCAAAGAGGGCAAAG GGCCGGGCCATAAAAGGCGGAGTAAGAGCCCCCGAGTGCCTGATGGACGCAAGAAGCTTCGGGGGAAGAAGATGGCACCACTGAAAATCAAGCTAGGGCTGCTGGGTggcaagaggaagaagggaggctCG TATGTTTTGCAGAGTGATGAGGGCCCTGAGCCGGAGGCCGAGGAGTCAGACCTGGACAGCGGCAGCGTCCACAGCGCCTCGGGCCGGCCCGACGGGCCTGTCCGCACCAAGAAGCTCAAGAGAGGCCGGCCAGGGCGGAAGAAGAGGAAGG TCCTGGGCTGTCCCGCAGTGGCCGGGGAGGAGGAGGTTGACGGCTACGAGACGGATCATCAGGATTACTGCGAGGTGTGCCAGCAGGGTGGGGAAATTATTCTGTGTGACACCTGCCCTCGTGCCTACCACCTCGTCTGCCTTGATCCTGAGCTGGACCGGGCTCCCGAGGGCAAATGGAGCTGCCCCCACTGC gagaaggagggggtgCAGTGGGAggccaaggaggaggaggaggaatacgaagaggagggagaggaagaaggggagaaggaggaggaagacgaCCACATGGAGTACTGTCGCGTGTGCAAGGATGGGGGCGAGCTCTTGTGCTGCGACGCGTGCATCTCCTCCTACCACATCCACTGTCTGAACCCGCCCCTGCCCGACATCCCCAATGGGGAATGGCTGTGTCCCCGATGCACG TGCCCCGTGCTGAAAGGCCGTGTGCAGAAGATCCTGCACTGGCGGTGGGGGGAGCCACCCGTGTCCGTGCCAGCCCCCCAGCAGGCCGACGGGAACCCCGATGCCCCTCCGCCCCGTCCTCTTCAAGGTCGATCGGAGCGAGAGTTCTTTGTCAAGTGGGTAGGACTGTCCTACTGGCACTGCTCCTGGGCCAAGGAGCTTCAG TTGGAGATCTTCCACTTGGTAATGTACCGGAACTACCAGCGGAAGAACGACATGGATGAGCCCCCGCCCCTGGACTATGGCTCCGGCGAGGACGATGGGAAGAGTGACAAGCGCAAGGTGAAGGACCCGCACTACGCGGAGATGGAGGAGAAGTACTATCGCTTTGGCATCAAGCCGGAGTGGATGACCGTCCACCGCATCATCAACCACAG TGTGGATAAAAAGGGGAATTACCACTACCTAGTGAAATGGAGGGACTTGCCCTACGACCAGTCCACATGGGAGGAAGATGAAATGAACATCCCCGAATATGAAGACCACAAGCAGAGCTACTGGAGACACCG AGAACTGATCATGGGGGAGGACCCCGCCCAGCCCCGCAagtataagaagaagaagaaggagctGCAGGGCGACGGGCCCCCCAGTTCTCCTACTAACGAC CCGACGGTGAAATACGAGACCCAGCCGCGGTTTATCACGGCCACGGGAGGCACGCTGCACATGTACCAGCTGGAGGGCTTGAACTGGCTGCGCTTCTCGTGGGCCCAGGGCACCGACACCATCCTGGCTGACGAGATGGGGCTGGGCAAGACCATCCAGACCATCGTCTTCCTCTACTCGCTCTACAAGGAG GGCCACACAAAGGGTCCCTTTCTGGTGAGTGCTCCCCTCTCTACTATCATTAACTGGGAGCGGGAGTTCCAGATGTGGGCACCCAAGTTCTACGTGGTGACGTACACGGGTGACAAGGACAGCCGGGCCATCATCCGCGAGAACGAGTTTTCCTTCGAAGACAACGCCATCAAAGGCGGCAAGAAAGCTTTCAAGATGAAG AGGGAGGCCCAGGTGAAGTTCCACGTTCTCCTGACATCGTATGAGCTGATCACCATCGATCAGGCAGCACTCGGCTCCATCCGCTGGGCCTGCCTCGTGGTGGATGAAGCCCATCGGCTCAAGAATAACCAGTCCAAG tttttcagGGTCCTCAATGGCTACAAGATAGATCATAAGTTGCTGCTGACAGGGACTCCATTGCAGAATAATCTGGAGGAGCTCTTCCACCTGCTGAACTTCCTCACCCCAGAGAGGTTTAA CAacctggaaggcttcctggaggagtttGCTGACATATCCAAAGAAGACCAGATTAAGAAACTGCACGATTTGCTGGGGCCGCACATGCTGCGGAGGCTCAAGGCTGATGTCTTCAAGAACATGCCAGCCAAGACGGAGCTCATAGTTCGGGTGGAGCTGAGCCCCATGCAGAA GAAATACTACAAGTACATCCTGACTCGGAACTTCGAGGCCTTGAATTCGCGAGGTGGCGGGAACCAGGTGTCTCTGCTCAACATCATGATGGATCTGAAGAAGTGTTGTAACCACCCCTACCTCTTCCCCGTGGCTGCTATG GAGTCCCCCAAACTCCCCAGTGGGGCCTACGAGGGTGGGGCACTTATTAAAGCATCTGGCAAGCTCATGCTCCTGCAGAAGATGCTACGCAAGCTGAAGGAGCAGGGACACAGAGTTCTCATCTTCTCGCAG ATGACCAAGATGCTGGACCTGCTAGAGGACTTTCTAGACTATGAAGGGTACAAGTATGAGCGCATCGACGGAGGTATCACGGGCGCCCTGAGGCAGGAGGCCATCGATCGGTTCAACG CTCCCGGGGCCCAGCAGTTCTGCTTCCTGCTGTCCACCCGAGCCGGGGGCCTGGGCATCAATCTGGCCACTGCCGACACGGTCATCATCTTCGATTCCGACTGGAACCCCCATAACGACATCCAG GCCTTCAGCCGCGCTCACCGCATCGGCCAGGCCAACAAGGTGATGATTTACCGGTTTGTGACTCGCGCGTCCGTGGAAGAGCGAATCACGCAAGTGGCCAAGAGGAAGATGATGCTGACGCACCTGGTGGTCCGGCCCGGGCTGGGCTCCAAGGCGGGCTCCATGTCCAAGCAGGAGCTGGATGACATCCTCAAATTCGGCACCGAGGAGCTGTTCAAGGACGAGAATGAGG GGGAGAACAAGGAGGAGGACAGCAGCGTGATTCACTACGACAACGAGGCCATCGCTCGGCTGTTGGACCGGAACCAGGATGCGACGGAGGACACGGACGTGCAGAACATGAACGAGTATCTCAGCTCCTTCAAGGTGGCCCAGTACGTGGTGCGGGAGGAAGACAAG ATCGAGGAGATCGAGCGGGAGATCATCAAGCAGGAGGAGAACGTGGACCCCGACTACTGGGAGAAGCTCCTGCGGCACCACTacgagcagcagcaggaggaccTGGCCCGCAATCTGGGCAAGGGCAAGCGGGTCCGCAAGCAGGTCAACTACAACGACGCCGCTCAGGAGGACCAGG ATAACCAGTCTGAATACTCAGTGGGATCAGAGGAGGAAGACGAAGACTTTGATGAGCGTCCAGAAG gacGTCGACAGTCAAAGAGGCAGCTCCGGAACGAGAAGGATAAGCCGCTGCCTCCGCTGTTGGCTCGAGTTGGGGGCAACATTGAG GTGCTGGGATTCAACACTCGGCAGCGGAAGGCCTTCCTCAACGCCGTCATGCGCTGGGGGATGCCGCCGCAGGATGCCTTCACCACTCAGTGGCTGGTGCGGGACCTGAGGGGCAAGACGGAGAAGGAGTTCAA GGCCTATGTGTCTCTGTTCATGCGCCATCTCTGTGAGCCTGGGGCGGACGGCTCGGAAACCTTCGCTGACGGCGTCCCTCGGGAGGGCCTGAGTCGCCAGCAAGTGCTGACCCGAATTGGAGTCATGTCTCTCGTCAAGAAGAag GTACAGGAATTTGAGCACATTAATGGGCGCTGGTCGATGCCCGAGCTGATGCCCGACCCCAGTGCCGACTCTAAGCGCTCCTCCAGAGCCTCCTCTCCGACCAAAACGTCTCCCACCACCCCTGAGGCTTCTGCTACGAACAGTCCTTGTACTTCTAAGCCTG CTACTCCAGCTCCAAGTGAGAAAGGAGATGGAGTGAGGACACCTCTTGAAAAGGATGAAGCGGAAAACCAAGAGGAGAAGCCCGAGAAGAACAGCAAAACCGGGGAGAAGATGGAGACCGAG GCCGATGTCCCTAGCCCAGCCCCATCGCTTGGGGAGCGGCTGGAGCCGAGGAAGATTCCTCTAGAGGAGGAGGTGCCGGGAGTCCCTGGAGAAATGGACCCTGAACCTGGGTACCGGGGGGACAGAGAGAAGTCAG CCACAGAGTCGACGccaggagagaggggggaggagaagcCGTTGGAtggacaggagcacagggagaggccGGAGGGGGAAACAGGGGATTTGGGCAAGAGAG CAGAAGACACGAGAGGGGAGCGGGAGCTGCGGCCGGGGCCTCCCCGGGACGAGCCGCGGCCCAACGGGCGGCGCGAGGAGAAGGCGGAGAAGCCGCGGTTCATGTTCAATATCGCAGACGGAGGTTTCACAG AGCTTCACACGCTGTGGCAGAATGAGGAACGGGCAGCCATTTCCTCGGGGAAACTCAATGAGATCTGGCACCGAAGACATGACTATTGGCTCCTGGCCGGGATTGTCCT CCACGGTTACGCACGGTGGCAGGACATCCAGAACGACGCTCAGTTTGCCATCATCAACGAGCCGTTTAAAACGGAAGCCAATAAGGGGAACTTTCTGGAGATGAAAAATAAGTTCCTGGCCCGGAGATTCAAG CTCCTGGAGCAGGCGCTGGTGATCGAGGAGCAGCTTCGGCGGGCGGCCTACCTGAACCTATCGCAGGAGCCGGCGCACCCCGCCATGGCCCTCCACGCCCGCTTCGCCGAGGCCGAGTGCCTGGCTGAGAGCCACCAGCACCTCTCCAAGGAGTCGCTGGCGGGGAACAAGCCGGCCAACGCCGTCCTGCACAAGG TTCTGAACCAGCTGGAGGAGTTGCTGAGCGACATGAAGGCGGACGTGACCCGCCTGCCGGCCACGCTGTCCCGAATACCCCCCATCGCAGCCCGCCTGCAGATGTCCGAGCGCAGCATCCTCAGCCGGCTGGCCAGCAAGGGCACGGAGCCTCACCCCACACCG GCCTTCCCCCCGGGGCCCTACGCTACGCCTCCGGGGTACGGGGCGGCCTTCAGCGCCGCCCCCGCCGGGGCCCTGGCCGCCGCAGGCGCCAACTACAGCCAGATGCCAGCAGGCTCCTTCGTCACAG CCACCACCAACGGCCCTCCAGTGCTggtgaagaaggagaaggaaatggtGGGGGCACTGGTGTCAGACGGGCTGGATCGGAAGGAGCCCCGAGCCGGGGAGGTGATCTGTATAGACGACTGA